A genomic region of Zalophus californianus isolate mZalCal1 chromosome 1, mZalCal1.pri.v2, whole genome shotgun sequence contains the following coding sequences:
- the LOC113917926 gene encoding 40S ribosomal protein S6-like yields MKLNISFPATGCQKLIEVDDEHNLRTFYEKCMTTEVAADALAEEWKGYVVRISGGNNKQGEKDIPELTDTTVPHCLEPKRASRIHKLFNLSKEDDVCQYVVRKPLKKEGKKPRTKAPKIQHLVTPHVLQHKRQCIALKKQHTQKNKEEAAEYAKLSAKNMKEAKEKRQEQIAKRRRLSSLRTSTSKSESSQK; encoded by the exons ATGAAGCTGAACATCTCTTTCCCAGCTACTGGCTGCCAGAAACTCATTGAAGTGGATGATGAACACAACCTTCGTACCTTTTATGAGAAGTGTATGACCACAGAAGTTGCTGCTGATGCTCTGGCTGAAGAATGGAAGGGTTATGTGGTCCGAATCAGTGGTGGCAATAACAAACAAG GGGAGAAAGATATTCCTGAACTCACTGATACTACTGTGCCTCATTGCCTGGAGCCCAAAAGGGCCAGCAGAATCCACAAACTTTTCAATCTCTCTAAAGAAGATGATGTCTGCCAGTATGTTGTGAGAAAGCCCCtaaaaaaagaaggtaagaaaCCTAGAACCAAAGCGCCTAAGATTCAGCATCTTGTTACTCCACATGTCCTCCAGCACAAACGTCAGTGTATTGCTTTGAAGAAGCAGCACActcagaaaaataaggaagaggctgcagaatatGCTAAACTTTCGGCCAAGAATatgaaggaggccaaagaaaaacgCCAGGAACAGATTGCCAAGAGACGGAGACTGTCTTCTCTGAGAACCTCTACCTCTAAGTCTGAGTCCAgtcaaaaatga